A stretch of the Glycine soja cultivar W05 chromosome 13, ASM419377v2, whole genome shotgun sequence genome encodes the following:
- the LOC114381023 gene encoding low affinity sulfate transporter 3-like, protein MREQGAFHLEEHGQTERSQWVLDSPNPPPLWKKLFSSVKETILPHGNKFCFSSKRKTSHGHALSCLKNLFPIISWLTDYKASMFKDDLLAGLTLASLCIPQSIGYATLAKVAPEYGLYTSVVPPLIYAMMGSSREIAIGPVAVVSILLASLVPKVEDPVANPNAYRNLVFTVTFFTGIFQTAFGVFRLGFLVDFLSHAALVGFMAGAAIIIGLQQLKGLLGLSHFTSKTDVVSVLASVYKSLHNQIASGEKWNPLNFVLGCSFLIFILITRFIGRRNRKLFWLPAISPLLSVILSTLIVYLSRADKHGVNIIKHVKGGLNPSSLHQLQFYGPHVGQAAKIGLICSVIALTEAIAVGRSFASIKGYHLDGNKEMLSMGFMNIAGSLSSCYVATGSFSRTAVNFSAGCQTAVSNIVMAVTVFVSLELFTRLLYYTPVAILASIILSALPGLIDLSEACYIWKVDKLDFLACIGAFLGVLFASVEIGLLVAVIISFAKILIQSIRPGIEVLGRVPRTEAFCDVTQYPMAISTPGIIVIRISSGSLCFANANFVRERILKWVSQDEDDLKETPKGRIQAVILDMTNLMNVDTSGILALEELHKRLLSRGLELAMVNPRWLVIHKLKLALFVDKIGKEWVFLTVGEAVDACLSTKIARA, encoded by the exons ATGAGAGAACAAGGGGCCTTTCATCTTGAGGAACATGGCCAGACAGAGAGGTCCCAGTGGGTGCTTGATTCTCCCAACCCTCCCCCTCTCTGGAAGAAGCTATTTAGTTCTGTCAAAGAAACCATTTTGCCTCATGGCAACAAGTTCTGCTTCTCATCCAAGAGGAAAACTTCCCATGGGCATGCACTCTCATGTCTGAAGAATTTGTTCCCAATCATTAGTTGGTTGACAGATTACAAAGCCTCCATGTTCAAAGATGACCTCTTGGCTGGTTTAACTCTTGCCAGCCTCTGCATACCTCAG AGCATAGGATATGCTACTTTAGCAAAAGTTGCTCCTGAATATGGCCTGT ATACCAGTGTTGTTCCACCTCTTATTTATGCTATGATGGGGAGCTCAAGAGAAATTGCAATTGGACCTGTAGCTGTAGTGTCAATACTGTTAGCCTCTCTGGTCCCAAAAGTGGAAGATCCTGTTGCCAATCCTAATGCCTATAGAAATCTTGTCTTTACCGTGACTTTTTTCACTGGAATTTTTCAAACTGCATTTGGTGTTTTCAG ATTGGGTTTTCTTGTGGATTTTCTTTCACATGCTGCCTTAGTTGGATTCATGGCAGGCGCTGCGATAATTATCGGTCTTCAGCAGCTCAAAGGGTTGCTGGGGCTTAGTCACTTTACCTCCAAAACAGATGTAGTATCAGTGTTGGCATCTGTTTACAAGTCACTACATAATCAAATTGCCTCTGGAGAAAAA TGGAACCCTCTGAATTTTGTCCTGGGATGTTCTTTCTTGATTTTCATTCTAATTACCCGATTTATT GGCAGAAGAAATAGAAAGCTTTTCTGGTTGCCTGCTATTTCTCCTCTTCTATCAGTTATACTATCAACTTTGATTGTGTATTTGTCCAGAGCTGATAAGCATGGGGTTAATATAATAAAGCATGTCAAAGGAGGCTTGAATCCAAGTTCTCTTCACCAGTTGCAATTCTATGGTCCACATGTTGGACAAGCAGCAAAAATTGGGTTGATTTGTTCTGTTATTGCCCTCACT GAAGCAATAGCGGTTGGTCGATCTTTTGCTTCCATCAAGGGATACCATCTTGATGGGAACAAAGAAATGTTATCAATGGGATTCATGAACATTGCAGGATCTTTGAGTTCATGCTATGTGGCAACTG GTTCTTTCTCAAGGACTGCAGTGAATTTCAGTGCTGGATGTCAAACAGCAGTATCAAATATTGTGATGGCTGTTACAGTGTTTGTGTCCCTGGAATTGTTTACAAGGCTCTTATACTACACCCCTGTGGCTATCCTTGCCTCTATCATCCTCTCTGCTCTTCCTGGATTAATTGACCTAAGTGAGGCTTGCTATATCTGGAAGGTTGACAAGTTGGACTTTCTTGCTTGTATTGGTGCTTTTCTTGGGGTGTTGTTTGCGTCAGTAGAGATTGGCCTTCTTGTTGCA GTGATAATATCTTTTGCAAAGATACTAATACAATCAATTCGACCTGGAATAGAAGTTCTAGGTAGAGTTCCAAGAACAGAAGCCTTCTGTGATGTTACTCAATATCCCATGGCCATAAGCACTCCAGGCATCATAGTGATTCGCATAAGCTCTGGCTCACTCTGCTTTGCAAATGCTAATTTTGTCAGAGAAAG AATACTCAAGTGGGTCTCGCAAGATGAAGATGACCTTAAAGAAACCCCCAAGGGTAGGATCCAAGCAGTGATTCTGGACATGACTA ACCTGATGAATGTTGATACGTCTGGAATTCTAGCACTTGAGGAACTGCACAAGAGATTGCTTTCCCGTGGGTTAGAA CTAGCTATGGTCAACCCAAGGTGGCTAGTAATTCACAAGCTTAAACTTGCACTCTTTGTAGACAAAATTGGAAAAGAATGGGTTTTCCTCACTGTTGGAGAAGCCGTAGACGCATGTCTGTCTACCAAAATTGCAAGAGCTTGA
- the LOC114380985 gene encoding zinc finger CCCH domain-containing protein 15 homolog — translation MGAETESSQEKPAQERPKAALSQEQFLSWKRHKDAAVSARKAEVSRKRAEDIAAGTVQMNGRELFLHEPWVFDNSRY, via the exons ATGGGAGCTGAAACTGAATCATCACAGGAAAAGCCAGCACAAGAGAGGCCAAAGGCTGCTCTCTCACAGGAACAGTTCCTCTCATGGAAACGCCACAAG GACGCTGCAGTATCAGCCAGAAAAGCTGAAGTATCCAGGAAGCGTGCTGAAGATATTGCAGCAGGAACTGTCCAAATGAATGGCCGAGAACTGTTTTTACATGAGCCATGGGTGTTTGATAATTCACGTTATTGA